The Trueperaceae bacterium genome segment GCCTGGGTGGCCCGCCAGGCGGTGGGGTCGTCGACGACGTGGGTGCGGCGGTGCAACGGCACGCGGGCCTCCGTTCCGGCGCCGGGGGGCGCGAGGGTTCGAGGGTGCCCCCCACGCGCGACGGGGAGCGTCGCAGAGGGGGCGGGGTCCCATTCATCGTGCCACGCCCCACCCCCGTCGATTCGTGGGCGTGGGAGGGGGTGGGTCGGACGGGCGGCGACGGGGGGCGTCCGCGTCGCGTGGGGGCCGGACGCCCCCTCGGCCCGTCGCTGCGACGCGCGTGGATCCGCGCTAGGCCTCGCCGTACGCGAACATCTCTTGCAGGATGCGCGCCACGTCGCGTGCGTGGGCTTCGGGCAGCACGCCCAGACGTCGGACCAATCGGGCCTTGTCCACGGTCCGGATCCGATCCAGTACGACCTGACCCCGTTTCCGCTGAAAGGTGAGGTCCACGCGTGTCGGGTAGGGGCGCTGCGTGGAGGTCATCGGCGCGATCATCACCGTGCGCACGTGCCGGTTCATCTCGTCCGGCGAGACGACGACGCACGGTCGCGTCTTCTGCATCTCCGACCCCTGCGTGGGGTCGAGGTTCACCAGGTGGATCTCGTACCGGCGGACCTGCTTCACCAGGTCCAGTCGTCGGAATCGACGTCGGGCTCGACGCCGTCGGGGAGGACGGGCGCGTCGTCGCCGGCGGCGGCCATCGTTTCGAAGGCCGCACCCCACCCCGCGCGCACGCCTCGCGTCGGCTCGAGGACGACGGCGCCGTCCTCGACCCGCATCTCGAGCTCGTCGTGGAACCCGCATTCCTTGATCACCGAAGCGGGGATGCGGACCCCCCTCGAGTTACCGATCCTGACCAACTTGACCTTCATGACGACCCCTCCGAACGTATGCACATTGTACACACGTTTGCGCGTTCGCGCGTTCGCGTGCATCGGGGGTCGCTACGAGGGGCGGGCCTCGCGACGCCGGTGCGTCCCCAAGGGCGGGGGCGCGCACGCCACGCCCCGCGGGCGACGGGGAGCGTCGCAGGGGGGGCGGGGACCCCGTCATCGTGCCACGCCCCACCGATCGCGCTGCGTGCGACGCCGTCCGTCGCATGGGGGGTCGAGACTCGGTCTTCCCTCGCGGCGGACCGACCCGCGGTCCGCGCCGGGGGCGCCCCGACGGGCGCGACCGCGGTCCCGATGCGGACGCGGGAAGGGACGGCCATGGAGGACGCAGACCGCCGAGCGACGGGGGGTGCGGGGCGCGGCGCGCTCCGCGTCGACGCGGAGGCGCGCGCGGCGCTTCTCGCGGTGCACGAGCGGCTTCGGATCGACGACGCGTGGACCGCGTGGCACGCCGACGGCTTCACCTGGTGGGCGCACCGGCTCGCGCAGCGCATCCGCGTCGAGGGGCCCCACGACGTCGGCGGGCGCCCCACGTACTGGGCGTCGTTCGAGACCGCGACGCTGCGCGGGGTGGTCCCCGCCGCCGGCGATGATCGCGCCCTTCGGACGTCGGTCGCGCGGCTCAACCGCGCGGCCCACCTCTACGAGATCCACCTCCGCGGGGGACGCCTCGGGGTGCGCGGCCGGGTGTTCTTCCGGCCGGAGACGCGCGCGTTCCGCGCGCGCCTGCTGGCCGACCGCGCGCTGTTGGCCGTCACCTGGGCCGAACGCCAGGCGGACGCCCTCGTCGCCGGCGCGCACCGGCTCGGCCTCGCGGAGGGCGTCGCGGTGGACGCCGTCCCGGTCCCGGGGCGCGGTCCGCGTCCCGACGCCGACGCGATGCTGGGCGCGGTCGACGCGGTCTTCCTCCCGCTCGGCCGGGAGGCCCCCCGCACCGCGGGCGCGACCGACCTGCGCGCCGCCGCCGACGTCCTCGCCGGGGCGGCGGACCGCGTCGGCGGCGACCCCGCCGAGGGCGCCGTCGACGCGACCCTGCGCGAGGGCGACCTCGTGGCACGCGTCACGCTGCACGCCCAGGCCGACCACCCCGGCCTGGGGCGCGGGATGCTCGCCCGCGTGCACCTCCGCCCGCCCGCCCTCGACGGCGCCGCACCGGGGTCCGACGCGGCGCACGACGCGGCGCTCGACGCGTGCGCGACGTTGAACGAGGCGAGCTGGTCGATGCCGTGGCCGGTCCTGCACGTCGGCGCGTGGACGCCCGACCGCGACGCGGTCGAGGGCGTCGCCTACGCCACCTTCCACCCCAACGCCACGCTCGTGCCCGGCGTCGCGCACGCCCTGGCGTACGACGCGCTGGGGCGCATCCGGTTCGCGCATCCACTGCTGGTCGGGCGGGCGTCCGGCGACGTCAACTGACGTGGGGGCCCCGCCGGGCGAGGGCCGGCGGCCTTCGACGGGCGGTCAGTAGGGGATCGCGACGCCGGTCTCGTCGAAGAACCCGCCGGACTGCGCCGGTTCGAGGGCGTCGAGCACGCCGATCAGGTTCGCGGCCGCCTCGTCGGGGTCGTAGCTGGTGTGCCCGCCCGCCCCGAACGGGGCCGACAGCTTCGATTCGACGTGCCCGGGGTGCAGCGCGACGCAGATCGAGCCCTTGGCCTTGCGGCCGAGCTCCGCGGCGGCGCTGCGCACGAGCGCGTTGAGGGCGGCCTTGCTGGCGCGGTAGCCGTACCAACCACCGATCGTGTTCTCGCTCAGGCTCGCCGCGCGCGCCGACAGCGTCGCGAACACGACCCGTCCGTCGCGCGGCAGCAGCGGCAGGAAGTGCTTCATCACCAGCGCCGGTCCGATCGCGTTCAGGTCGAACGCCTTGGCCAGCTTCGCGCGGTCGAGGTGCCGCCAGGTCTTCTCGGGGCGTTGGTCCTCGTCGTGCAGGAAGCCGGTCGCGTCGATCACCAGGCGGACCGGGAGGCCGGTCCCCTTGGCGGCCTCCGCGGCCGCCTGGATCGTGGTCTCGTCGGTCAGGTCGAGGCGCGGCTCGCCGGTGCGCGAGAGCCGCAGCACCTGCGCGAAGCGCGGGTCCTGCTCCAGGCGGTCGGCCAACGCCCCTCCGATCGCGCCGGACGCGCCGACGACGACCGCGAGGCCTCCGGGTTCGAACGTGCTCGCATCGCTCATGCCGCCAGGGTACGCGCGGGTGGGGCGCGCACTCCGTAAGCGGGCACGGCAAACGGCCCGCCCTGGAGGGCGGGCCGAAGTCTCGTGCCGTCGGGGGGTGCGGGCGGCGGCGTTACTCGAACAGCGTGGCGCGGGTCGGCACGTCGGTCGCCTCGCTCGCCTCCCCCGCCCCGAGGAGACCGGCGTCCTGCCCGGCGGACCCGCGCTGGGCGGCGTCGCCGTCGCCGCCCCAGCAGAACAGGTCGCCCTGCTTCAGGGCGCAGGTGGTGGCGTCGAGCGAGAGGGCGATCGCGTCGACGCCGTCGTTCCCGAAGCCGGCGGGCCCCGCGTCGACCTCGACCGGGGCCGTGCGGTCGACGTTGCTGCCGTCCCCGAGCTGCCCCTGCTCGTTCGCGCCCCAACAGTAAACCGACCCGCCCTCGAGGGCGCACGTGTGGTTCCAGCCGGTGTCGATGGCGGTCACGTTCGTGTTCGTGAACGTCCCCGTCGGGCTCACGAAGACCGGTTCGGTCGCGTCGATAGGGGCCAAGTCCCCGAGCTGACCCCGGTCGTTGCGACCCCAGCAGTAGACGCTGCCGTCCTCGATCGCGCAGGTGTGGCGCGATGCGCTGATGGCGGTGACGTTCGCGTTGTCGAAGTCGGTGGTGCTCGCGACCCGGGTGGGCGTGTTCACGTCGTACGTCGTGCCGGTGCCGAGGGTGCCGCGGGCGTTGTTCCCCCAGCAGAACACCGAGCCGTCCTCGAGGGCGCAGGCGTACGGCGAACCGGACGACCCGGCGGTTCCGGAGAAGCCGGCGTCGACCGCCGTGGCGTTCGCGTTGGTGAAACCGTCGGTGGCGCTGACGGCGA includes the following:
- a CDS encoding type II toxin-antitoxin system PemK/MazF family toxin, with the protein product MGCGLRNDGRRRRRRARPPRRRRARRRFRRLDLVKQVRRYEIHLVNLDPTQGSEMQKTRPCVVVSPDEMNRHVRTVMIAPMTSTQRPYPTRVDLTFQRKRGQVVLDRIRTVDKARLVRRLGVLPEAHARDVARILQEMFAYGEA
- a CDS encoding AbrB/MazE/SpoVT family DNA-binding domain-containing protein; amino-acid sequence: MKVKLVRIGNSRGVRIPASVIKECGFHDELEMRVEDGAVVLEPTRGVRAGWGAAFETMAAAGDDAPVLPDGVEPDVDSDDWTW
- a CDS encoding SDR family oxidoreductase, producing the protein MSDASTFEPGGLAVVVGASGAIGGALADRLEQDPRFAQVLRLSRTGEPRLDLTDETTIQAAAEAAKGTGLPVRLVIDATGFLHDEDQRPEKTWRHLDRAKLAKAFDLNAIGPALVMKHFLPLLPRDGRVVFATLSARAASLSENTIGGWYGYRASKAALNALVRSAAAELGRKAKGSICVALHPGHVESKLSAPFGAGGHTSYDPDEAAANLIGVLDALEPAQSGGFFDETGVAIPY